A single window of Armatimonadia bacterium DNA harbors:
- a CDS encoding DMT family transporter has product MVIKLMHDASPATEHAPSPSAYLWLATVPLIWGSHFVFLKIVYEDYTVMGMLSLRYLLMSVALWVVLWVTERDLRFDLKDVPYLAFFSLLMVTIYQVLFALAIQWSSAGESALLISTAPIFTAFTAAILGWERLTRRMTAGIALGFAGITAVILGGSGLSYLPPTHVKGCLVMVVSAVLWAWYAVLAKPLLSRYSPVKVTTYCHTLGGIPLILLGAPDALHTTPQVIAHLADPLTQGHALWVIAGILFYAWLSGSYAFTVWYRAVQRLGSGRTMMFQYCVPVVGLLAAIVFRREYPSLVQWVGVALTLCGVFFAAARPQVSAVPVAATDRSEIVDGPDTAC; this is encoded by the coding sequence ATGGTTATCAAGCTCATGCATGACGCCTCGCCGGCGACGGAACACGCTCCGTCGCCTTCCGCATATCTTTGGCTGGCCACCGTTCCGCTCATCTGGGGATCCCACTTCGTATTCCTCAAGATCGTGTACGAGGACTACACGGTCATGGGGATGCTGAGTCTGCGGTACCTCCTGATGTCGGTAGCCTTGTGGGTCGTACTGTGGGTTACTGAGCGCGACCTGCGCTTTGACCTCAAGGACGTGCCCTACCTGGCCTTCTTTTCGCTGCTGATGGTCACGATCTACCAGGTGCTCTTCGCCCTGGCCATTCAGTGGTCCTCGGCAGGCGAGAGTGCGCTGCTGATCAGTACGGCGCCGATCTTCACGGCCTTCACAGCGGCGATCCTGGGCTGGGAGCGACTGACACGACGGATGACGGCAGGCATTGCCCTGGGCTTCGCGGGAATCACTGCGGTGATCCTGGGCGGCAGCGGGCTATCCTACCTTCCTCCGACCCACGTCAAGGGTTGCCTGGTGATGGTCGTCTCCGCCGTGCTGTGGGCCTGGTACGCTGTGCTCGCCAAGCCGCTGCTTTCGCGGTACTCACCAGTCAAGGTCACCACCTACTGCCACACCCTGGGTGGTATCCCCCTGATCCTGCTGGGAGCCCCGGACGCACTCCACACGACGCCGCAGGTGATCGCGCACTTGGCCGATCCCCTGACGCAAGGCCATGCGCTGTGGGTGATCGCCGGCATCCTGTTCTATGCCTGGCTCTCCGGGTCCTACGCTTTCACGGTGTGGTATCGGGCTGTGCAGCGACTGGGCTCGGGGCGAACCATGATGTTCCAGTACTGCGTGCCGGTGGTCGGGCTTCTCGCCGCCATCGTCTTCCGGCGGGAGTATCCGAGTCTGGTGCAATGGGTGGGAGTAGCCCTGACGCTGTGCGGCGTGTTCTTTGCGGCAGCCCGCCCACAGGTCTCCGCAGTCCCTGTGGCGGCGACCGACAGGAGTGAAATCGTTGACGGACCTGACACCGCTTGCTGA